The Brassica oleracea var. oleracea cultivar TO1000 chromosome C7, BOL, whole genome shotgun sequence sequence AGCATACATGTACTTGTTATATGCATCGTCGAGCATCTCTTCTCTCTGCTTCTTCCTCAGCATTTTCTTGGCGCAGGCCAATATCTCGGCTTTTGTATGAACGTCGTCATCATCTGAGGATGAATCAGAGTCCGAATCGGTGACTGGCGTAGGGACTATCTCGAAATCGTCTTCCTTCTTAGAGCTAGCGAGTGAAGTCTGATCAGACAACACGCTTGCTTTCGCCTTCTTCTTCTTCTTCTCGGCTTTAGATAAGTTCTTCTTAGTTGGCATGTCGTCGTCACTGTCATCTTTTCCCAAGTCTCCTTCTTCAACCGCTTCTGCAAAGATGTCCTGACTGAACCACTGGTTGGATATTTCCTCTTTTGTTTGGGTCTCTCCATCATCAAGTGGCACCATAAGAGGGTTCGCCTCATCCATCTCTACATTCATGTCTGAATCGTAATCTAGTTTCATTTCTTCATCTCCATCACCCTCCTGCAGATCCAAGCAAAAAAATGTGTCATTCAAAAAAACTGTAGCATCCATAAAAATGAGGGGTAAGCAATGATATTTAGTTACCTCCAGCTTTTCAGCGTGTGCCTGTCTAGCACGCTTCCTTTGCTTTGCGCTTCCTTCTTTCTTCACCACGTACCGGTCATATGCCTCATCAAAAGCCTCTTCCATTTGTTCAGTGTATCTGCAATGTTAAAAAGTATATAAGGTGAGATAGCTGCACAACACGAACTTGAGCAAGGTATGGCAATCTTGAAACACATTCTATTATCTACAGAAAAGGATGGGGTCAGAAGCCTGACCTCTTACGTTCTTCATCAGAATCTAGGCCACTGTCCTCGGAGTCATCTGAGACTACAACACCAGGGTTTTCGTTCTCAATGTCATTGGTATTGACATTATCATCTTCATCATTGTCAACTGCCATAAGATCTTTCTTTCCCTGCAAAGGATAAATAAATTAATATTTCTACGTGTTTACAAGCTAATTCGGAGTAGAATCATATGTGAATCATAGAAAAACAAGCTTCCTTTTGATGCCAGCTAGTCATACAAAACAAATTTAACGTAGAGACTGGATACAAAATTGGAATACCTTGATAGCAGCAAGAGAGAACAAATCATGGTCCACGTAACCATCTTCAAGTGCATCTATCTGTGGATTAGTCGCCTTACGTGTCTTATCCTGGCAAATTATATCCAATTTAGCCAAGGAAGTAAAAGGTCAAAATGATCCATCACTAATAAGACCACTGACAACAGCTTATGAAGTGATTTTAGTTTAAGTGAATTTATGCGTAATTTCCTAGAAATCAGTGGAAAAGCAACTGATTATAAATTATACCAATGGCAACAACACGATTATCTAATTTACCAAAGGAAATGGCAAATAGGAATTTAACAAAAAAAATGAAAAACTAACCTTAGCGCGTCGTTTTGCAAGAAGCTTCTTTGCTTGTTTCTTCTTGCGATCTACTGCGTTTGTCAGCTCTTCTAATTCATTGAGTAATTTATCATCCTCATTTTCCTCTTCCTTTTCCACTTCAGGCTCCTTTTTAGCTACTTCCTTTTTCTCAGGAGTCAGAGCTTTCCTGATTTGCATTCGCCATCTACAAGAAAAAGGGAGTTAAGTATCTGCTACAAAACTAATCCAATTTCCTAACGTATTGATGGTTGGCCACAAATGGTAAGAGAGTCATAACAAAAACATATATTCCCTCGCGACAATCCTAAGATTCACGGACACCATATAGAGCCTATTTTAGGCACAATGTTTTATCTGGTTGAGTATGTAAGGTATTATTCGAACTAGCAACACAGTTCTTACTTTAAGATGTGCTTGAAGTCATTCTTCCCCAAAACCGGAAGATCATCGCAAAGAATTTTAATCTGCAACCAAAAAAAAAAAAAAGGTTACCAGCAGGTTTATGGAAATAATCATGGCTTAGTTAAAATATGGCAGATTAGAGAGCAGTACCTCCTCTGAAGTCAACTCATGTTCCTTTAAAGGTCGAGAGGCTTCATTGTCAAAGGATATGGAAGTAACAGTGCCAAGAACCTCAAGAGGATTCTCAGACCAGATGAAATCAGAAGCAGATGCAACTCTCCTCAAAATGGACTCTCCATCTTCATACCTATACATAATCCTCAGTTACTAAAACTTCATACAAACAAAACAAAAACAAGATTAGTTGACATTGCCTACCCATCACGGTTCCTCTTCTGCTTCGATGTTGCAAGAACATCCACAACCTACAAATACAACATTTATTAACTTACAGACAAATCTTAACTACACAAAAAAAAAAAAAACACTAAATAAAAATAGAACTAACCTTTCTTGTAGGTTCAGCTGCCTCCTTAAATAGATGTCTGAAATCAAGAAGACGAGGATCAATCTTGCCAGGAGCTTTGTACTTCAAACCCAAAAGATACGTCTCAGCAGATGCTGAACGACTAGCCGGCGGCTTAAACACTTCAACCTTCTCAAACAGCTGAACCAAACCAAAAACCCCCACCAGTAAATAACCAGAACCTCAAAAACAAACCTCCTCATCACATTCAACAAGTAAAACAAATACCTTCCTAAGACAGAACAGTACAGAGTTGTAATCTCTAGACCTGAACACCTACACACACAGAGATAAGAAAAACAATTGTCAAAAAAAAAATAATCAAATGAAGAAAACGAATCAAATCCCAAAAGCGCAAAGCTCAGACCTTTGTGATGAAATTCCCATTAGGAGCCAAAAACTCAGTAGCCAATTTCACAGAATCAATAACCAAAGCGTTCTGGCTCATCGCCTCCTGAGCCCAGGCACCACCAATGTTCGGAGACCCATCGTGAAGAACCAGATCGAGAGCTTTGACGCCGTGCTTTTCGAGCACCTGCTTGATCTTGGACCTGCACTCGGGCCTCGTGATATCCTGCTGGATCGCGACGCAGCCGCCGACGGGCTTGATGGGGACGAGATCGATCCCGAGGACGAGGCTGCCGACGGGGACCTTCTCGAAGGCGACTTGCATCCAACCACCGGGGGCGGCGCAGAGATCGAGGACGGCTCGGGATTTGTGGAGGAAGGAGTACTTGTCGTCGAGCTGGATGAGCTTGTAGGAGGCACGGGAGCGGAAGCCGCGCTCCTTGGCGAGCTTGTAGTACTTATCCAAACGATGCTTTCCTTTGAGCTTACCCTTACCCATTGTTGTGTGAGAGTTCTCTTTGTTTTCTTTAGGGTTGAGTTTTGGTTGTGAGGTGAAAGGTGATGAACTGTATATAAGCTAGGGTTTAGGGTTTACTACGCGCGCCGTTCTTTCGAGTCTAAGCCCATTATTCTCTTTTTTAATGGGCCTTTTTATATTCCAATAACCGTCTAACGGGCCTTATGTAACTCGTTTTGATGGGCTTCACCCAGAGAGTTGCGGTTTGAACTAATTCACTAATTGTGTCACCCATAAGAGTCAGTAATGATATTCACTCAAAAGAAATGTTTGAATCTTGGTTTTGAATATGAAACTTTGAATCAGTAAATATAAATTGAATAACCAGACGCACAAGTATAATCCAATGTATTTACCCATCATGGATTTCTGAAGAAGTTGAAGATTTTGGTTGACGCTCCATAACATGCTACTCTTTACAAGTACAGTTTGGACATAACCATATACAAGTATTGTTCGAATATTACCAAAAAAATTTCATTTGTCAGAAAATAATAAGAAACGTGCATTTCAACAAGAATTCTGGAAACTACAAGATAAGTTTCTTTAGACCAAAAGTCATAGAAATAGATAGATTATAGATTCCCGATTTGTATTACAAAAACAAAACTAAAGCCAAAAAAAATAAAAAAGATGTCTTTCCATTGCTTAACGATAACAACAATTCTTTCAAGGTAAACCAGAGCCAGATGGTGCTGCTGCGCTGAAACCACCTGCACCACGGCCAAATCCAGGCCTACCACCACCTCCCTGTCAAACAAACAACAGTCACATATGCAATGTTAGACTCATCAACTACTGACAAGACAGATCATTTGAAAGAAAATCTCACATGCTTTTTGGTAAAACTACTAGGGATGGTTAGAGAGAGAGAGAGAGAGAGATTTACTTGGAAAGAGGGCTGGTAATCAGCAGGAGCTCCACCCTTTTCACCTCCAACATCCCCACCACGTTGCCCTCCACGGTACCCATCACGGTCACCATATCTTGGACGGTCTCCATCAAAGCGAGGTGGTCCTCTGAAAAAATCCCCCAAAACCCATGTTACAAAATGAGTCAATGTTAGAATGGATACAAAGATAGAAACCAAACTACCTTGGGCGATCACCAGGTGGGCCACCAAAGGGACGACCAATGGGCTTAGCAGACTTCTTCAAAGTCGCAGGAACAACATCAGACGGAAGGTTAAGATAAGTTCTCAAGAACTCAATCCCTTCATTGGTCAGGAACCAATAGTAGTGCATCCACGCGAATGTCTCCCTAACGTACTCCTTGGACTTGAAACTCTGCATGAGCTTGATCACTTGCAAGTTGGGCACTGACTCAATCAACGGATGCTTAGGGAGATTGAAATCTTTCTTCGCAAACAATACTCCTTCTGTAGAAACCAGGGTAATGATATAAATCATTGCAACAGTTACCTCATTATCCTAAAGATTCAAACTTTATGAAAAACCTTCACTAGATCTAGCATCTACCATTACTCAGTTAATAAGGTTACAAACCTTTGAAGAGGTACTTGCAGATCTCTCTGCGGTTGGTCTCTGAGATAATCTGGTAACAGGACGAACAAGATCACAATCAGTACATACTTGGTTAAGATTTTTCACTACATAACGTAGAAAAATAGAGAAACAGAGCTAAAGCAGAGTGTGTACCATCGTCTTTGTTGATAGAGTTTTCGCTGCAAAGGGGCACAGAGCTTTTGATTTTTTTTGGTCAAAAGAGGCAGAGAGCTTCAGCTAAAGGGAACTAGGGTTTTCTGTAGATAAAAGATGACATGGGCTTTTCTTGGGCCGAACATCGTATTGATTGTTTGCGGAAGGCTGGCCTTTTTGGATAGTCAATTTAACTCAAACCGGTTCCAAATTAGATTTCTGAATCTCATCATACCAATTGATTTTGATTATGGAATTCATGGCTGTCAAAATGGATTATGGAAAACTAGGCCCGGTCATTTTATCCACACCCGAGGATCCGAACCGGAACCGACTCGAAAATACAGGTTCGGATCCGGATCTGGATCCATGCTAAAGTACATGTTGGGTTTTTTTTAAACTCACGTGTCTCGGTTCGGGTCCGGGTCCTAACCGAGACCCGATCTGGTACCCGAAATACCTGAAACTTATTGTATATATTAGGTATATTTAGGTAACTGGGTATATTTTGGATATTTTTTTAAGTTTCTGATCCGATATTCGGGTATAATTTCAGATTTCGAGTAAAGTTTTAGATTTTCAAAATATATAATTCGGGTATTCGGGTAAAATTTCGGGTATCTTTTAGGTTTTCGGATGTGATTTTGGATAAATTTTCAGGTACTTTTGCAGTTTTTCGGACATTTATGGAGTTTTCAGATATTTTTTTAGCTTTCGGGTCCAATTCGGGTACTTCGGATCCTAAATATCTGAACCGACCCAAACCTGAAATATACCCGAAAATTACAAGTATTTTACGGATACTGAAATTATAGACCCGAACCGATCCGAAATTTGCCCGGAATTTTATAG is a genomic window containing:
- the LOC106306132 gene encoding putative rRNA methyltransferase — translated: MGKGKLKGKHRLDKYYKLAKERGFRSRASYKLIQLDDKYSFLHKSRAVLDLCAAPGGWMQVAFEKVPVGSLVLGIDLVPIKPVGGCVAIQQDITRPECRSKIKQVLEKHGVKALDLVLHDGSPNIGGAWAQEAMSQNALVIDSVKLATEFLAPNGNFITKVFRSRDYNSVLFCLRKLFEKVEVFKPPASRSASAETYLLGLKYKAPGKIDPRLLDFRHLFKEAAEPTRKVVDVLATSKQKRNRDGYEDGESILRRVASASDFIWSENPLEVLGTVTSISFDNEASRPLKEHELTSEEIKILCDDLPVLGKNDFKHILKWRMQIRKALTPEKKEVAKKEPEVEKEEENEDDKLLNELEELTNAVDRKKKQAKKLLAKRRAKDKTRKATNPQIDALEDGYVDHDLFSLAAIKGKKDLMAVDNDEDDNVNTNDIENENPGVVVSDDSEDSGLDSDEERKRYTEQMEEAFDEAYDRYVVKKEGSAKQRKRARQAHAEKLEEGDGDEEMKLDYDSDMNVEMDEANPLMVPLDDGETQTKEEISNQWFSQDIFAEAVEEGDLGKDDSDDDMPTKKNLSKAEKKKKKAKASVLSDQTSLASSKKEDDFEIVPTPVTDSDSDSSSDDDDVHTKAEILACAKKMLRKKQREEMLDDAYNKYMYADEGFLPKWFLDDEKQHRQPMKPVTKEEINAMKAQFREINARPAKKVAEAKARKKRAAAKRLEKVRKKANVISDTTDISDRSKDKMIDKLYKKAAEPRKPKKELVVSKKGVGVKVGKGQKRVDRRMKSDARQRGGGKPGRKGKKNASGNKSGQKKPRGKRPMGGG
- the LOC106303631 gene encoding 40S ribosomal protein S10-1, which encodes MIISETNRREICKYLFKEGVLFAKKDFNLPKHPLIESVPNLQVIKLMQSFKSKEYVRETFAWMHYYWFLTNEGIEFLRTYLNLPSDVVPATLKKSAKPIGRPFGGPPGDRPRGPPRFDGDRPRYGDRDGYRGGQRGGDVGGEKGGAPADYQPSFQGGGGRPGFGRGAGGFSAAAPSGSGLP